The following proteins come from a genomic window of Daphnia carinata strain CSIRO-1 chromosome 6, CSIRO_AGI_Dcar_HiC_V3, whole genome shotgun sequence:
- the LOC130689685 gene encoding zwei Ig domain protein zig-8-like, with protein sequence MWPTSLTVSLLMLILQCACQPTESEPTEWVGVVEDEAKQPDVMEEHQEYESSQTMRIKPNAVERPSITTSLRTITATAKNVTVAHGKMALLTCKIGAGLLDNRTQVAWIRYADLQLLTVGNQTYTADRRFSAGISGNGDAWSLQISHVQFRDEGGYECQIGGTPRVSHYIHLSVVEPTTVILGGSEMHIDIGSTINLTCLVQHTPEPPDYVFWTHNQQTVNYDSKRGGISVMVERGATTLSSLLIQKAARRDSGVYVCSPSSAPAAQASIHILEGERPAAMYSVGTTLVRRPPIGMLTLVFIAMYLTSARQRPF encoded by the exons ATGTGGCCGACATCTTTGACCGTGTCTCTGCTGATGCTCATCTTGCAGTGCGCGTGCCAGCCGACtg AAAGCGAGCCGACGGAATGGGTTGGTGTAGTGGAAGATGAAGCCAAGCAGCCTGACGTAATGGAAGAACATCAAGAATACGAATCGTCGCAGACTATGAGGATAAAACCGAACGCGGTTGAACGGCCGTCCATCACGACTAGTTTAAGAACCATCACGGCGACGGCCAAGAACGTGACCGTCGCTCACGGCAAGATGGCCCTTTTGACGTGCAAGATAGGCGCAGGCCTATTGGACAATCGAACG CAAGTGGCGTGGATCCGGTACGCAGATCTGCAGTTGCTGACAGTCGGCAACCAAACGTACACGGCAGATCGACGTTTCAGCGCGGGTATCAGTGGAAATGGTGACGCATGGTCGCTTCAAATCAG CCACGTCCAGTTTCGAGATGAAGGCGGATACGAGTGCCAAATTGGAGGGACGCCACGTGTCAGCCATTACATCCACCTCTCTGTCGTTG AACCGACGACGGTCATTCTTGGCGGTTCAGAGATGCACATTGATATTGGCAGCACAATTAATTTGACTTGCCTCGTCCAGCATACTCCCGAACCTCCTGATTACGTTTTCTGGACTCACAACCAGCAA ACGGTCAATTACGATTCGAAACGGGGAGGCATCAGCGTGATGGTTGAACGCGGGGCAACGACGCTCAGCTCCCTACTCATCCAAAAAGCAGCACGCAGAG attctggCGTCTACGTTTGTTCACCGTCTTCAGCACCGGCAGCCCAGGCGTCCATTCACATTTTAGAAG gTGAACGACCGGCTGCCATGTACAGTGTGGGAACGACGCTGGTCAGACGGCCGCCCATTGGTATGTTGACGCTCGTGTTTATCGCGATGTACCTGACGAGCGCACGTCAGCGGCCATTCTAG
- the LOC130689694 gene encoding uncharacterized protein LOC130689694 — MQNNETRKEDLLKELASDYANYLVVDSSTEWSKLQSVIENLASNVDEFSSLLESINVDTSLCVDSLLPHIVAHFEHVKKTFHQIDKLESAVKVVEKSVTAMETELSTAETYLESESMFKTVFKPFLKPANPTSSVPPVYKPVNIFKTETLWETDTDTTTG, encoded by the exons atgcaaaataaCGAAACTCGAAAGGAAGATCTGTTGAAGGAATTAGCATCTGATTACGCCAATTATTTGGTCGTGGATTCGTCTACTGAG TGGTCGAAGCTGCAATCAGTCATCGAAAACCTCGCTTCAAATGTCGATGAATTTTCCTCGCTGTTGGAAAGC ATAAATGTGGACACCAGCCTCTGCGTGGATAGTTTACTTCCTCACATTGTAGCTCATTTCGAACATGTAAAGAAAACGTTCCATCAAATTGATAAACTCGAGTCTGCAGTCAAGGTGGTCGAAAAAAGTGTCACTGCCATGGAGACAGAACTCAGTACTGCAGAAACCTACCTAGAATCTGAGAGCATGTTCAAAACAGTATTCAAACCATTCCTG AAACCTGCCAATCCCACAAGTTCTGTGCCTCCAGTCTACAAGCCagtcaacattttcaaaacagAGACTTTGTGGGAAACTGACACTGATACTACTACAGGATAA
- the LOC130689686 gene encoding uncharacterized protein LOC130689686, whose amino-acid sequence MDLYAIHKSFLDMQSDFGRSSDGASDVQQSRNREEMARLSKLINMAIFKGIVPSNRPTTYDINYDSSDSEEDIMGPMHQLIPNMNNQQQHQRPSSTEFNPSLVLPFGIRGASNQNNLNSVNHSGSSRVTLADQFTWGAVVCAGVFVVVFICVMAAWWVHKKQQARVNRRTAQREARRQMAEGAPYCIENDLHGPGNVPVGDIQRPPSYFEVIGFFDPPPSYNDISGGECSSQQQSETNQQAYDNVVVVTMDELPPPFVEGDYIKTGEKIVADDSVTETSAINSLPPNTAVTVIPGREGHQDGSAS is encoded by the exons ATGGATTTGTACGCAATCCACAAATCATTCCTGGACATGCAATCGGATTTCGGTCGGAGTTCAGACGGTGCGTCTGATGTCCAACAATCGAGAAATCGAGAAGAAATGGCCCGTCTGAGCAAACTTATCAATATGGCCATTTTCAAAGGCATTGTGCCATCCAATCGTCCAACGACGTACGACATCAATTACGACAGCAGCGATTCCGAAGAGGACATTATGGGGCCCATGCACCAGCTCATACCTAATATGAAcaatcagcaacaacatcagcGACCGAGCAGTACAGAATTCAATCCTAGTTTAGTTTTACCTTTTGGCATTCGCGGTGCATCCAACCAGAACAATTTAAATTCGGTCAATCATTCCGGCTCGTCTAGAGTCACCTTGGCTGATCAATTTAC GTGGGGAGCTGTTGTCTGCGCCGGAGTCTTTGtcgttgttttcatttgcgtCATGGCGGCCTGGTGGGTTCACAAG AAACAACAGGCCCGTGTCAATCGACGAACGGCACAGAGAGAAGCCCGAAGGCAAATGGCCGAAGGGGCTCCGTACTGTATTGAGAATGACTTGCATGGCCCTGGCAATGTCCCAGTCGGTGACATTCAGCGTCCGCCTTCctattttgaagttattgggTTCTTCGATCCACCTCCTTCCTATAACGATATATCGGGTGGAGAGTGCAGTAGCCAACAGCAATCGGAAACTAATCAGCAG GCTTACgataatgttgttgttgtgacaATGGATGAGCTTCCTCCACCGTTCGTGGAAGGAGATTACATCAAAACGGGTGAAAAGATTGTCGCCGACGACTCGGTTACTGAAACGAGTGCCATAAATAGTCTCCCCCCAAACACTGCTGTTACTGTGATACCTGGGCGTGAAGGACATCAAGACGGATCAGCTTCTTAA
- the LOC130689662 gene encoding uncharacterized protein LOC130689662 translates to MRLVHAILVFGLLSACFDIAPCDDSQDERSNETVTTSESRRYKESAKYWRWAYRKINRPDSLDLPETATSDDERWMRRFDVPQLHSILDGYMKMVKKTKWMEKMGKALQSKLLRSVLSSTIKRHSTSMKGGDNELVEPRMDISFWNLVPCYSTHTEPGLCLSTAICAAIGGTPSGSCMYRMSMSKTCCIINKIFTSCSANVVANNTYWQTPLFGVDSGSLCIMALHLNTGVIRQNLQPICQVRLDFDMFSIAQPNVNSVCATDVFRVSGSLNAVPPICGDNSRQHMYLTSTSTARNIQLIFSIGTAPTIDRSWRMKISLLPCYVDYLAPPNCLQYITESTGTVKSFNWKDVAPTATSPRQLADQDYQICFRTELVGSNQQVPNTHCLTECTTTNGGLAFSVSRLGADVTSSAGGTGVTVANGQCANDFLFVLGAFDVLGNFNDRFCGNRLNPTPGSAISTPICSKLKPFVVRYVTDASETGDGSNNGFCLNFVQF, encoded by the exons ATGCGATTGGTGCACGCCATTCTTGTGTTCGGGCTCCTTTCGGCTTGTTTCGACATCGCTCCGTGTGACGATAGCCAAGACGAACGTTCCAACGAGACAGTGACTACGTCAGAGAGTCGTCGATataaag AAAGCGCGAAATATTGGAGATGGGCCTATCGCAAGATCAATCGACCCGATAGCCTCGATTTACCTGAAACAGCAACGTCAG ATGATGAGAGGTGGATGCGCAGATTCGACGTGCCTCAGCTTCATTCGATTCTCGATGGTTACATGAAAATGGTGAAAAAGACCAAATGGATGGAGAAGATGGGCAAGGCTCTGCAATCGAAATTGCTGCGATCCGTCCTGTCCAGCACAATCAAACGCCATTCCACTTCAA TGAAAGGCGGCGATAATGAGTTAGTCGAACCGAGGATGGACATTAGTTTCTGGAATCTAGTGCCTTGCTATTCGACCCACACCGAGCCTGGACTTTGCCTATCGACGGCCATTTGCGCAGCTATCGGCGGCACGCCCAGTGGCTCTTGCATGTACCGCATGAGCATGAGCAAAACGTGTTGCATCATCAACA AGATATTCACGTCGTGTTCGGCTAATGTCGTCGCCAACAACACGTACTGGCAAACGCCTCTGTTTGGCGTCGATTCCGGATCGCTTTGCATCATGGCGCTCCATTTAAACACGGGCGTCATCCGCCAAAATTTGCAACCCATCTGTCAAGTGCG GCTCGATTTCGACATGTTTTCCATTGCCCAACCGAACGTGAATTCCGTTTGCGCTACCGACGTGTTCAGAGTGTCCGGATCGCTGAACGCAGTGCCACCTATTTGCGGTGACAATTCACGGCAACACa TGTACCTGACCTCGACATCAACGGCTCGTAACATTCAGCTAATCTTCAGCATCGGTACGGCGCCAACGATCGACCGTTCGTGGCGAATGAAAATCAGTTTGCTGCCATGCTACGTCGACTACCTCG CCCCGCCCAATTGTCTGCAGTACATCACCGAGAGCACGGGTACCGTTAAATCGTTCAACTGGAAGGACGTGGCTCCGACCGCCACATCGCCGAGGCAATTAGCCGATCAGGACTACCAAATTTGTTTCAGGACCGAATTAGTAGGCAGCAATCAGCAG GTTCCAAACACTCATTGCTTAACCGAATGCACAACAACAAACGGCGGCCTTGCGTTCAGCGTGAGTCGGCTCGGTGCGGACGTAACGAGTAGCGCGGGCGGGACGGGAGTGACCGTGGCCAACGGCCAGTGCGCCAATGACTTTCTGTTCGTACTCGGCGCGTTCGACGTGCTGGGCAATTTCAACGATCGATTCTGCGGCAACCGACTGAACCCAACGCCCGGCTCTGCCATATCCACGCCCATTTGCT cCAAACTGAAGCCTTTCGTCGTTCGATATGTTACCGATGCAAGCGAAACTGGAGACGGAAGCAATAACGggttttgtttgaatttcgttCAGTTTTAA
- the LOC130689674 gene encoding LOW QUALITY PROTEIN: glycoprotein 3-alpha-L-fucosyltransferase A-like (The sequence of the model RefSeq protein was modified relative to this genomic sequence to represent the inferred CDS: inserted 1 base in 1 codon), translating into MKNEMPSRNEIEIKQPMQESLLMKETRERYELMDEYLRESVKPRNPPFKKIVLWNSAYYQPGNDFRIGPGRDKLRKVGCPVWQCELTTERSDVHNADAVVFHYGNWTTRDLPKQRSSHQFYIFWNRDTPSWRTYLPFKTALMADFFNWTMTYRWDSDVVMPYGYFXSKTKMAAWLVSNCNTVSGRNELVKELQKYVNVDVYGKCGNMSCPRTDEFYCRDLATKKYKFYMALENSLCSDYVTEKFLNTLHHQVIPIVYGLHGHHEKIAPRHSFINAAEFENVKQLADYMMLLDKNDTLYNQYFWWKPHFKILNRADHQNVGYCHLCAALHSRTLIPPKVYHNVTEWWDAKGKCVFSPKIL; encoded by the exons atgaaaaacgaaatgccTTCACGTAATGAAATAGAAATTAAACAGCCGATGCAAGAATCGTTGTTGATGAAGGAGACACGAGAGCGTTACGAATTGATGGACGAATATTTGCGTGAAAGCGTTAAACCAAGAAACCCACCGTTTAAGAAAATAGTGCTCTGGAATAGCGCTTAC TATCAGCCTGGGAATGATTTCCGCATTGGACCTGGTCGTGACAAATTACGTAAAGTAGGATGCCCCGTGTGGCAATGCGAACTAACCACCGAACGCTCTGACGTCCATAACGCAGACGCCGTAGTCTTCCACTACGGCAACTGGACTACGCGGGATTTACCGAAGCAAAGATCATCGCAccaattttacattttctggAATAGAGATACCCCTTCGTGGCGTACTTATCTGCCTTTCAAGACTGCCCTAATGGCGGATTTCTTCAACTGGACAATGACTTATCGATGGGATTCGGACGTAGTGATGCCTTACGGTTACT GGAGCAAGACGAAAATGGCCGCTTGGTTGGTATCCAATTGCAACACAGTAAGCGGTAGAAATGAGCTGGTCAAGGAGCTCCAAAAGTACGTGAACGTCGACGTGTATGGCAAATGTGGAAACATGTCCTGTCCAAGGACCGATGAATTTTATTGTAGAGATCTCGCCACCAAAAAGTACAAGTTCTACATGGCGCTGGAGAATTCTTTGTGCTCCGACTACGTCACTGAAAA GTTTCTTAACACATTACATCACCAGGTAATTCCAATCGTTTACGGCCTGCACGGCCATCACGAGAAGATTGCTCCAAGGCATTCGTTTATCAACGCGGctgaatttgaaaatgttaaacAACTGGCCGATTACATGATGTTGCTCGATAAAAACGATACGTTGTACAATCAATACTTTTGGTGGAAACCGCATTTTAAGATACTAAACCGTGCAGATCATCAAAATGTGGGCTATTGTCACCTGTGTGCCGCCCTCCACAGCAGAACGCTGATCCCACCGAAAGTGTATCACAACGTGACCGAATGGTGGGACGCGAAAGGGAAATGCGTCTTTTCGCCAAAAATACTTTGA
- the LOC130689681 gene encoding alpha-(1,3)-fucosyltransferase C-like, which yields MQDLLLMKGIRDRYELMDEYLSESVKPKKPTFKKIVLWNSAIFQPGNDFRIGPGRDKLIKVGCPVWQCELTTERTDVHNADAVVFHYGNWTTKDLPEQRSQHQFYIFWNREAPKWQPHLPFKTDLMADFFNWTMTYRWDSDVVMPYGYIKPIGHVPLHPSDAQMQLYLSKPTESVNYADGKTKMAAWLVSNCRTVAGRWELVKELQKYVDVDVYGNCGNMPCPRTDEFHCRDLATRQYKFYMSLENTLSTDYVTEKFFNTLHHRVIPIVFGLHDNHEKIAPRHSFINAAKFENVKQLANYMMLLDKNDTLYNQYFWWKPHFKILNRADHQNVGYCHLCAALHNRTLIPPKVYHNMTEWWAAKAKCVLTPQII from the exons ATGCAAGATTTACTGTTGATGAAGGGGATTCGAGATCGTTACGAATTGATGGACGAATATTTGAGTGAAAGCGTTAAACCAAAGAAACCAACTTTTAAGAAAATAGTGCTCTGGAACAGCGCTATC TTCCAGCCTGGCAATGACTTTCGGATTGGGCCTGGTCGCGATAAACTAATTAAAGTAGGATGTCCTGTGTGGCAATGCGAGCTGACCACCGAACGCACTGACGTCCACAACGCTGACGCCGTTGTCTTCCACTACGGCAACTGGACTACGAAGGATTTACCGGAGCAAAGATCACAGCAccaattttacattttctggAACAGAGAAGCTCCTAAATGGCAACCTCATCTCCCATTTAAAACGGACCTAATGGCGGATTTCTTCAACTGGACAATGACCTATCGATGGGACTCAGACGTAGTGATGCCTTACGGTTACATAAAACCCATTGGGCACGTTCCCCTGCATCCTAGCGACGCTCAGATGCAGCTTTATTTATCCAAGCCAACAGAATCTGTCAATTACGCAGATGGCAAGACGAAAATGGCCGCTTGGTTGGTATCCAATTGCAGAACGGTAGCCGGTAGATGGGAGCTTGTCAAAGAGCTGCAAAAGTACGTTGACGTCGACGTGTACGGCAATTGTGGAAACATGCCCTGCCCGAGGACTGATGAATTTCATTGTAGAGACCTCGCTACGAGACAGTACAAGTTCTACATGTCACTGGAGAACACTTTGAGCACCGACTACGTCACTGAAAA GTTTTTCAACACACTGCATCACCGCGTGATTCCCATCGTTTTCGGCCTTCACGACAATCACGAGAAAATCGCTCCAAGGCATTCGTTCATCAACGCGGCTAAATTCGAAAATGTTAAACAATTGGCCAATTATATGATGTTGCTCGATAAAAACGATACGTTGTACAATCAATACTTTTGGTGGAAACCGCATTTTAAGATACTAAACCGTGCAGATCATCAAAATGTGGGCTATTGTCACCTGTGCGCCGCCCTCCACAACAGAACTCTAATCCCACCGAAAGTGTACCACAACATGACCGAATGGTGGGCCGCGAAAGCGAAATGTGTCCTCACGCCACAAATAATTTGA
- the LOC130689677 gene encoding alpha-(1,3)-fucosyltransferase C-like — protein MLKGKRKIAFLIVMGFSFFVWQFYLQQSTKSVIEFPQHPTTKELTTAERYQLLDKYMAETLVEENPPFKRIVFWNEAYGNKEYGVGFGREALRKHGCPVWQCETTDNRTDAHTSDAVLFHLRSWTKNDLPEKRLPHQRYVFWSMESPVWREYAHADQAGEFFNWTMTYRWDSDMVATYANIKPIGKVPLHFDEDQVKFHLTNSNKTVNYAKGKTKMAAWFVSNCNSKSSRNEFVKELQKHIDVDVYGKCGTMKCPTTSDEECRDMAAKDYKFFMSLENSLCPDYITEKFFVMMNRTILPIVYGVHDSHEKIAPTHSFINAAKFENVKKLADYLISLDKNDTLYNEYFWWKPHFKVMSNEANTGMCRLCAALHDKSLPSKIYHDMTGWWEKSVPCVTSPKIV, from the exons AtgttgaaaggaaaaagaaagatcgcCTTTTTAATTGTTATGGGTTTTTCGTTCTTTGTTTGGCAATTCTATTTGCAGCAATCAACAAAATCCGTGATTGAATTCCCACAGCATCCAACCACTAAAGAACTTACCACCGCGGAACGGTATCAACTGTTGGACAAATACATGGCTGAAACTCTTGTAGAAGAAAATCCGCCGTTCAAACGGATCGTGTTTTGGAATGAG GCGTATGGAAATAAAGAATATGGCGTCGGATTTGGACGTGAAGCCTTGCGGAAACACGGATGTCCGGTGTGGCAGTGCGAGACTACAGATAATCGAACAGATGCGCACACTAGTGATGCTGTACTTTTCCACCTTCGTAGCTGgacaaaaaatgatttgccGGAAAAACGATTACCTCATCAACGCTACGTTTTCTGGAGCATGGAATCTCCAGTTTGGCGTGAATACGCACACGCGGATCAAGCAGgggaatttttcaattggacGATGACTTATCGATGGGACTCGGACATGGTCGCAACTTATGCCAACATTAAACCCATCGGGAAAGTCCCGCTTCATTTCGATGAAGATCAGGTGAAGTTTCATTTAACTAATTCAAATAAAACGGTTAATTATGCAAAGGGTAAAACGAAAATGGCAGCCTGGTTTGTGTCAAACTGCAATTCGAAAAGCAGCAGGAACGAATTTGTCAAGGAACTTCAGAAGCACATCGATGTCGACGTGTACGGTAAATGTGGAACGATGAAATGCCCCACAACGTCTGATGAAGAATGCCGTGATATGGCGGCCAAAGATTACAAGTTTTTCATGTCGCTAGAGAATTCTTTATGCCCTGATTACATCACGGAAAA GTTCTTCGTGATGATGAATCGTACGATCCTGCCCATCGTCTACGGCGTTCACGACAGTCACGAAAAAATAGCGCCAACGCATTCGTTCATCAACGCGGCCAaatttgaaaacgtgaaaaaattGGCGGATTACTTGATTTCACTCGACAAAAACGACACGTTGTACAATGAATATTTTTGGTGGAAGCCTCATTTTAAAGTGATGAGTAATGAAGCGAACACAGGTATGTGTCGTTTATGTGCTGCTCTTCACGATAAAAGTTTACCTTCAAAAATCTATCACGACATGACTGGCTGGTGGGAAAAAAGTGTTCCATGTGTGACATCACCAAAGATCGTTTGA